One Silene latifolia isolate original U9 population chromosome 4, ASM4854445v1, whole genome shotgun sequence DNA segment encodes these proteins:
- the LOC141653327 gene encoding serine carboxypeptidase-like 45 — MVVGVAKVVLLLGLWLFTVNVVCVSSSVSDKITVLPGQPQVGFQQFAGYVSVDYKKHKSLFYYFVEAEVDPQTKPLVLWLNGGPGCSSLGVGAFSENGPFRPKRNVLVKNEYSWNKEANMLYLETPVGVGYSYSADITGYDSVSDAVTARDNLIFLQRWFKKFPQYKHRDFFITGESYAGHYIPQLAKLIVEFNKKEKLFNLKGIALGNPVLEYATDFNSRAEYFWSHGLISDSTYNIFTKACNYSRYVTEYYSGSVSPICSKVMRQVGTETSRFVDKYDVTLDVCISSVLSQSKIISPQEQTGESVDVCIEDETVSYLNRPDVKKALHARLVNVRRWEVCSNVLDYKLLDVQIPTITIVGSLVKNRIPVLVYSGDQDSVIPLTGSRTLVNRLAQELKLNATVPYRVWFAGQQVGGWTEAYGDILSFATIRGASHEVPFSQPERSLVLFKSFLESRPLPEMF, encoded by the exons atggTTGTTGGAGTTGCTAAGGTTGTTTTGTTACTGGGATTATGGTTGTTTACTGTTAATGTAGTATGTGTAAGTAGTAGTGTAAGTGATAAAATTACTGTTTTACCTGGTCAACCACAAGTTGGGTTTCAACAGTTTGCTGGTTATGTTAGTGTGGATTATAAGAAGCATAAGTCTCTCTTTTACTACTTTGTTGAAGCTGAGGTTGATCCTCAAACTAAACCCTTGGTTCTTTGGTTAAATGGAG GTCCTGGTTGTTCTTCCCTTGGGGTTGGTGCATTTTCTGAGAATGGACCATTCAGGCCAAAAAGAAATGTGCTGGTGAAAAATGAGTATAGTTGGAACAAAG AAGCAAATATGTTGTATTTGGAGACTCCTGTGGGAGTTGGTTACTCTTATTCAGCTGATATAACTGGCTATGATTCAGTCAGTGATGCTGTTACAG CCAGGGACAATCTGATATTCTTACAAAGATGGTTTAAGAAGTTTCCACAGTATAAACACAGAGATTTCTTCATAACTGGGGAAAGTTATGCAG GCCATTATATTCCTCAACTTGCAAAACTCATAGTGGAATTTAACAAAAAGGAGAAGTTGTTCAACCTCAAAGGGATTGCT CTAGGGAACCCAGTTTTGGAATACGCTACAGATTTTAACTCGAGGGCAGAATACTTCTGGTCTCATGGATTGATATCAGATTCAACGTACAACATATTCACCAAGGCCTGCAATTATTCACGATATGTGACAGAGTATTACAGTGGGTCTGTATCTCCTATATGCTCCAAAGTTATGAGGCAAGTTGGGACTGAAACAAGCAGGTTCGTTGACAAATATGATGTCACTCTCGACGTCTGTATATCTTCAGTGCTATCTCAATCGAAGATTATTAGCCCTCAGGAG CAAACTGGTGAGAGTGTTGATGTATGTATAGAAGATGAGACCGTAAGCTACTTGAATCGACCAGATGTGAAGAAGGCCCTCCATGCTCGGCTTGTAAATGTTCGACGATGGGAAGTTTGCAGCAA TGTTCTGGACTATAAACTCCTTGATGTGCAGATACCCACAATCACCATAGTGGGTTCACTTGTGAAGAACAGAATCCCCGTCTTGGTGTACAG TGGGGATCAAGATTCAGTCATTCCACTGACTGGAAGTCGCACACTCGTGAATCGACTAGCTCAAGAGCTTAAACTCAACGCTACCGTTCCATACAGAGTTTGGTTTGCTGGCCAACAG GTTGGTGGATGGACGGAAGCATATGGTGATATATTGTCATTCGCGACCATAAGAGGGGCATCACACGAAGTACCCTTCTCACAACCAGAGCGGTCGCTAGTGTTATTCAAGTCATTCTTGGAAAGCAGACCACTTCCCGAGATGTTTTAA
- the LOC141651276 gene encoding uncharacterized protein LOC141651276, protein MVLISSLGAKVLQWRSIRRIIKLGFLTGVIANPGLTSPKYPQWFRCDNMVRCWLLNSISSGIKDGFVSCKSAKLLWTDISERYGQSNAPLLYQLKKELKNILQENSSVVEYFNKLKRHWDDIEELEEIPECTCGAMDKCTCLLYKKLLEISSREKVINFLMGLSDTYEVLRTNILSMDPVPPINKAYSIVQQVESQKMITNVLNSGQDTSAMNSYRSGAAGKQPLNVWKRDAPKKFKVNDRWCPHCNKRGHTLETCFIKNPALREKFMARFSGNVAQAPEDSVAQAPAQFAASTSQAPPIVPGYNSGFNSGYTPSAAVPVQFNPELLSSLYNHMMHMAQNQQVHNTQQDNPLDASDVSVNFAGTTTTHSFAPVHSSFDWIIDSGATDHMSGNYTLFACLKKLQTPIKIGLPDGSIQMVTHSGNIHLNNDITLHNALYVPAFKHNLLSVGKLLASTGLLIHFFVHHCIIQDPVSSCPVAV, encoded by the coding sequence ATGGTGTTAATTTCATCTCTTGGAGCAAAGGTGTTGCAATGGCGCTCAATTCGAAGAATAATTAAGCTTGGATTTCTTACTGGAGTAATTGCAAATCCTGGTTTAACTTCTCCAAAATATCCTCAATGGTTTAGATGTGATAATATGGTTAGATGTTGGCTTCTGAACTCAATTTCTTCTGGTATTAAGGACGGATTTGTCTCTTGCAAATCTGCGAAGTTGTTGTGGACTGATATCTCTGAGAGATATGGACAGTCAAATGCTCCATTATTGTATCAATTGAAGAAGGAATTGAAGAACATTTTACAAGAGAACTCTTCTGTTGTTGAATATTTCAACAAGCTCAAAAGACATTGGGATGATATTGAGGAGCTTGAAGAAATTCCAGAATGCACTTGTGGAGCTATGGATAAATGTACTTGTCTTTTGTATAAGAAGTTGCTTGAGATTTCTTCTCGTGAGAAGGTGATTAATTTTCTCATGGGATTAAGTGACACCTATGAGGTTTTGCGTACAAATATCCTTTCCATGGATCCTGTTCCTCCAATTAACAAAGCATATTCCATAGTGCAGCAAGTTGAAAGTCAGAAAATGATCACTAATGTGCTTAATTCTGGTCAAGACACTAGTGCTATGAATTCCTACAGATCTGGTGCAGCTGGTAAGCAACCTTTGAATGTTTGGAAAAGAGATGCTCCTAAGAAGTTCAAGGTTAATGATCGTTGGTGTCCTCACTGCAACAAGAGAGGTCATACTTTGGAGACTTGTTTTATCAAAAATCCAGCTCTCAGAGAAAAGTTTATGGCTCGTTTTTCTGGTAATGTTGCACAGGCTCCTGAAGATTCAGTGGCTCAGGCACCAGCACAGTTTGCAGCTTCTACCTCACAGGCTCCTCCTATAGTTCCTGGATACAATTCTGGTTTTAATTCAGGATATACTCCATCTGCTGCTGTTCCTGTTCAGTTTAATCCAGAATTGTTGAGTTCCCTTTATAATCACATGATGCATATGGCTCAGAATCAGCAGGTTCATAATACTCAGCAGGATAATCCTCTTGATGCTTCAGATGTATCTGTGAATTTCGCAGGTACAACTACAACCCATTCTTTTGCACCTGTTCATTCATCTTTTGATTGGATCATAGACTCAGGTGCCACAGATCATATGAGTGGCAATTATACTTTGTTTGCTTGTCTCAAAAAGCTTCAAACACCTATTAAAATAGGTCTTCCTGATGGTTCTATACAAATGGTGACACACTCTGGAAATATACActtaaataatgacattactcTGCATAATGCATTATATGTGCCAGCATTCAAGCACAATTTGTTGTCTGTTGGTAAATTGCTTGCTTCTACTGGATTATTGATTCATTTTTTTGTTCATCATTGCATtatacaggaccctgtttctagCTGTCCAGTGGCAGTTTGA